In one window of Haloimpatiens sp. FM7315 DNA:
- a CDS encoding tape measure protein: protein MADGRIIIDTEINSSGAEKGVSKLSSKLGGIAKTGVKAFTGAVAATGVALGGLGAIGFKYNSDMEQYMAGFTTMLGSADKASKHMNELKTFAAKTPFEMSDLAQASTTLQAFGVDIKEVTPDLKMLGDISLGNKEKFNGLALVFGQVKSQGKLMGQDLMQMINNGFNPLQIISEKTGKSMSQLKDEMSKGQISYEMVADAMKTATSEGGMFCGAMDKQSNTMTGLLSTLKDNLGALAGKLATPIFKLVKKGLEDFIPVLDNASAAVDMMFKKMDEGKSIGYSMREAFKGIVPEDILLNVTTIIDGINFAIKGLVAFIQGDVEKARDMFYTMFPTDDIGNEKYVDIIIGVLDTIKGLFNFIKNNFQEVISAVLGVGVAIGTFNLIMKASQIIGVVTKLISAYRAGTLLATLAQLGLNTALLSNPFTWVAVAISALVGGIVYLWNTNEGFRSAVIGAWDTILGVGKAVWGWLVNFFTVDIPNAFQVVIDFFVGIPDWFVNLWTNIKQAFLDGWQAITNFFTETIPTWIEQMFNWFNELPGKIGYALGYALGTIVKWGIDTWNYLVTNVPKWIAAIVKFFSELPGKIWTWLVNTISKIVAWGQQTYSNMVNAAAKAINAVIQWFTTLPSRIWQWLYNTISKIIDFGRNLGSKAAEAGSNMVTNIINAVKNLPNKMMDVGKNVVKGVWEGIVGMASWLKSKVSDFFGSIVNGAKDALGIHSPSRVFRDQVGKYMAQGVGVGFSEETKNIQNSMNKKLSTLTAKMRATVDYETSKTSRTMASKFNGAMTNTVTNNNDNGVTQNVTIVNPERTPSENARALKRVGRDLALGY, encoded by the coding sequence ATGGCTGATGGTAGGATTATAATCGATACTGAAATAAATAGTTCCGGTGCCGAAAAAGGAGTAAGTAAGCTAAGCAGTAAGCTTGGTGGCATTGCTAAGACAGGAGTTAAGGCTTTTACAGGTGCAGTTGCGGCTACAGGTGTAGCGTTGGGTGGATTAGGTGCTATTGGGTTTAAATATAATAGTGATATGGAACAATATATGGCTGGATTTACAACAATGCTTGGGAGTGCAGATAAAGCAAGTAAACATATGAATGAATTAAAAACATTTGCCGCAAAAACCCCGTTCGAAATGTCCGATTTAGCTCAAGCTTCAACGACTTTACAAGCGTTTGGGGTTGATATTAAAGAAGTTACGCCAGATTTAAAAATGTTAGGAGATATATCTTTAGGTAATAAAGAGAAATTTAATGGATTAGCTTTAGTTTTTGGGCAGGTTAAATCTCAGGGCAAATTAATGGGACAAGATTTAATGCAAATGATTAATAACGGATTTAATCCACTTCAAATTATTAGCGAGAAAACTGGAAAATCAATGTCCCAACTTAAAGACGAAATGTCTAAAGGGCAAATTTCTTATGAAATGGTTGCTGATGCAATGAAAACAGCTACTAGTGAAGGTGGTATGTTCTGCGGCGCAATGGATAAGCAAAGTAATACCATGACGGGTTTGTTATCAACGCTAAAAGACAACTTAGGAGCCTTAGCTGGTAAATTAGCAACTCCTATTTTTAAACTTGTAAAAAAAGGATTAGAAGATTTTATTCCGGTTCTTGATAATGCTAGCGCTGCAGTAGACATGATGTTTAAAAAAATGGATGAAGGTAAAAGCATAGGATATTCAATGCGTGAAGCATTTAAGGGAATTGTACCAGAAGATATTCTTTTAAATGTTACAACTATTATAGACGGTATAAATTTTGCAATAAAAGGTCTTGTTGCTTTTATTCAGGGTGATGTTGAAAAGGCTAGAGATATGTTTTATACTATGTTCCCTACAGACGATATTGGCAATGAAAAATATGTAGACATAATAATAGGTGTTTTGGATACTATAAAAGGATTATTTAATTTTATAAAAAATAATTTTCAAGAAGTTATAAGTGCTGTGTTAGGTGTTGGCGTTGCAATTGGAACTTTTAATTTAATTATGAAAGCTTCTCAAATAATAGGAGTAGTAACTAAATTAATATCAGCATATAGAGCAGGAACATTATTAGCTACATTGGCACAACTTGGACTCAACACTGCATTACTTTCAAATCCATTTACGTGGGTAGCAGTTGCTATAAGTGCTTTAGTTGGTGGAATAGTTTATCTTTGGAACACAAACGAAGGTTTTAGAAGTGCGGTAATAGGCGCATGGGACACTATTTTAGGAGTAGGCAAAGCTGTGTGGGGTTGGTTGGTGAATTTTTTTACTGTAGATATACCAAATGCATTTCAAGTGGTTATAGATTTTTTTGTTGGTATACCTGATTGGTTTGTAAATTTATGGACAAATATTAAGCAGGCATTTTTAGATGGGTGGCAAGCTATAACTAATTTCTTTACGGAGACTATTCCAACATGGATAGAGCAGATGTTTAATTGGTTTAATGAACTTCCAGGTAAAATTGGATATGCTTTAGGATATGCTTTAGGAACTATAGTCAAGTGGGGTATAGATACTTGGAATTATTTAGTTACTAATGTACCTAAATGGATAGCTGCTATAGTTAAATTCTTTTCTGAATTACCAGGTAAGATATGGACTTGGCTAGTAAACACAATATCTAAAATAGTAGCGTGGGGACAACAAACGTATAGCAATATGGTAAATGCAGCTGCTAAAGCCATAAATGCAGTTATACAATGGTTTACTACATTACCAAGTAGAATATGGCAATGGTTATATAACACTATTTCGAAAATTATAGATTTTGGTCGTAATTTAGGTTCTAAGGCTGCTGAAGCTGGTTCCAATATGGTTACTAACATAATAAACGCTGTTAAGAACCTTCCTAATAAAATGATGGACGTAGGCAAAAACGTTGTAAAAGGTGTTTGGGAAGGTATTGTAGGTATGGCCTCTTGGTTAAAAAGTAAGGTTTCTGATTTCTTTGGTAGCATAGTAAATGGTGCTAAAGATGCATTAGGAATACACTCACCTTCAAGAGTTTTCCGAGATCAAGTAGGGAAATATATGGCGCAAGGTGTTGGAGTAGGTTTTTCAGAAGAGACTAAAAATATACAAAATAGTATGAATAAAAAATTATCCACCCTAACGGCAAAAATGAGAGCTACTGTGGACTATGAAACTAGTAAAACTTCAAGAACAATGGCTTCTAAATTTAATGGAGCTATGACAAATACAGTAACGAATAACAATGATAATGGAGTAACACAAAATGTTACAATAGTTAATCCTGAAAGAACTCCAAGCGAAAATGCTAGAGCACTTAAAAGAGTTGGGAGGGATTTAGCACTTGGATATTAA
- a CDS encoding Com family DNA-binding transcriptional regulator: MINIEEIRCPNCNQLLLKADYVKGEVKCTRCKKIIELEIKQRTEPNHTIE; this comes from the coding sequence GTGATTAATATTGAAGAAATAAGATGTCCTAATTGCAATCAGTTATTGTTGAAGGCTGATTATGTAAAAGGGGAAGTAAAATGTACTAGATGTAAGAAAATAATTGAATTAGAAATTAAACAAAGAACAGAGCCAAACCACACCATAGAGTAG
- a CDS encoding bacteriophage Gp15 family protein — translation MNLLIDLVPTNVEIEGKEFEINTDFRTSVLFELLMQDNNVNEEDKIYMALELYYPEIPLNINEAVEQMLWFYRCGKDIRESKGTGKGKSTQIYSFEYDDDYIYSAFLDQYGVDLQDIEYLHWWKFKAMFNALKEDNEIVKIMGYRAMDLSKIKDKEEKVHYKKMKELYKIPSNINKDEKEKLEEINNILLNGGDIRKVL, via the coding sequence ATGAACTTATTAATTGATTTAGTGCCTACTAATGTTGAAATAGAGGGGAAAGAGTTTGAGATTAATACAGACTTTAGAACCTCTGTTTTATTTGAGCTTTTAATGCAAGATAATAATGTGAATGAAGAAGATAAGATTTATATGGCTCTAGAACTTTATTACCCGGAGATACCACTTAATATAAATGAAGCTGTAGAACAAATGCTATGGTTTTATAGATGTGGCAAAGATATAAGAGAATCTAAAGGCACTGGAAAAGGCAAAAGCACTCAAATATATTCATTTGAATATGATGATGATTATATTTATTCTGCTTTTTTAGACCAATATGGAGTTGATTTACAGGATATAGAGTATTTACATTGGTGGAAATTTAAGGCCATGTTTAACGCTTTAAAGGAAGATAATGAGATAGTTAAAATAATGGGTTATAGAGCTATGGATTTATCTAAAATAAAAGATAAAGAGGAAAAGGTACATTATAAGAAAATGAAAGAACTTTATAAAATACCTTCTAATATAAATAAGGATGAAAAAGAAAAACTAGAAGAGATTAATAATATATTGTTAAATGGTGGGGATATAAGAAAAGTATTGTAA
- a CDS encoding DUF6673 family protein codes for MKINGVELEDLDLLDLEVAERFEKGLKKIEDISSKVQGMSATESIKTQCNAVFSIFNDLFGEGTDKKVFGNKVNLLTCLKAFAELVDYSKKPNEEIIKLTQKYSPNRATRRKKK; via the coding sequence ATGAAAATTAATGGAGTGGAATTAGAGGATTTAGATTTATTGGATTTAGAAGTTGCTGAAAGATTTGAAAAAGGATTAAAAAAAATCGAAGATATAAGTTCGAAAGTTCAAGGAATGAGTGCAACAGAAAGTATAAAAACACAATGTAATGCAGTATTTAGTATATTTAATGATTTATTTGGTGAAGGTACTGACAAGAAAGTTTTTGGAAATAAAGTTAATTTATTAACCTGTTTAAAGGCTTTTGCCGAACTTGTTGACTACAGTAAAAAACCAAATGAAGAAATAATTAAATTAACCCAAAAATATTCTCCTAATAGAGCTACTAGAAGAAAGAAAAAATAA
- a CDS encoding chloramphenicol resistance protein, whose product MIIDSLRNYFRKIKCLDTFNNAIRVNVNYLSPNTDTYSIEEVPIEPILKHYVNGDSIRQYAFIFTSREPYGADILQNIDNSGFYEKLANEIEQNNNNNVLPVLDNDLEPLEIKVTSTGYAFAVTEDTAQFQIQLKLKYFKKGK is encoded by the coding sequence ATGATAATAGATTCTTTAAGAAATTATTTTAGAAAAATAAAATGTTTAGATACTTTTAATAATGCTATACGAGTGAATGTAAATTATTTATCTCCAAATACAGATACCTATTCTATAGAGGAAGTTCCAATTGAACCAATATTAAAACACTATGTAAACGGCGATAGTATAAGACAATATGCTTTTATCTTTACTAGTAGGGAGCCTTATGGTGCGGACATACTCCAAAATATAGATAACTCTGGATTTTATGAGAAACTTGCAAATGAAATTGAACAAAATAACAATAATAATGTATTGCCAGTGTTAGATAATGATTTAGAACCTTTAGAAATTAAAGTTACCAGTACTGGCTATGCTTTTGCAGTTACAGAAGATACTGCACAGTTTCAAATTCAACTTAAATTAAAATATTTTAAGAAAGGAAAGTGA
- a CDS encoding minor capsid protein, producing MATTVKINMDKTEKILLKRYLNNNGQAQVKFTKEVAKQCNNYVPFKTGRLKDMSVELKPDKIVYNASYAKKQYYTNKGGNRGALRGKMWDKRMWIDKGDNIVKTIAEFVGGRSK from the coding sequence ATGGCCACTACAGTTAAAATTAACATGGATAAAACAGAAAAAATACTCCTAAAGCGATATTTAAATAATAATGGTCAAGCACAAGTTAAGTTTACTAAAGAAGTGGCTAAACAATGTAATAATTATGTACCTTTTAAAACTGGTAGGCTTAAAGATATGAGTGTTGAGCTTAAACCGGATAAGATTGTTTATAATGCTTCTTATGCTAAAAAGCAATACTATACTAATAAAGGTGGAAATAGAGGAGCTTTAAGAGGTAAGATGTGGGATAAAAGAATGTGGATAGATAAAGGAGACAATATTGTAAAAACTATAGCTGAGTTTGTAGGAGGTAGATCTAAATGA
- a CDS encoding DUF6751 family protein, with product MGVLLKNADITIYNKYYDFGTDTDKYQRTVIEGVNWQSKRNGTITDKGLLLADSTLIFIDKLDNYISHKRFNKLSAAERVNYFTLAPGDKIVKGEVDFEITGVKPYRIADLENEFDDVIDIKSVNELSSHFEVEGV from the coding sequence ATGGGAGTTTTACTCAAAAATGCAGATATAACTATTTATAATAAGTATTATGATTTTGGTACAGATACAGATAAATATCAAAGAACAGTTATTGAAGGTGTGAATTGGCAAAGTAAAAGGAATGGTACCATAACAGATAAAGGGTTACTATTAGCAGATAGTACCCTTATTTTTATAGATAAGTTAGATAATTATATTAGTCATAAGAGATTTAATAAGTTATCAGCTGCAGAAAGAGTTAATTATTTTACTTTAGCACCAGGAGATAAAATTGTAAAAGGTGAGGTTGATTTTGAGATTACAGGAGTAAAGCCTTATAGAATTGCAGATTTAGAAAATGAGTTTGATGATGTTATAGATATTAAATCTGTAAATGAGTTATCAAGTCATTTTGAAGTGGAGGGAGTATAA
- a CDS encoding phage major capsid protein: MADTVYLKDNLTGFVPVEQANGIMKEVARGSSILRLSKVEPMTSDKKKFSIMVDGPGAYWVGETERIKTSKAEWIFPEMEAKKLAVIIPVTKEKMNDTTINVFGEMKTAIAEAFYKAIDSACLFGTNSPFAKNIFGVADGAGNKIALETNGAGKLDLDISDVMALVEDDGLDVNGFAGHYGLKNSLRKLRDANGNALFVPGVGQNDLYSNPIEFVRNGGFDKTKAELIAGNWMYSLVGMRAGIEYEILKEATLQSVTMGDGKPLSLAENDMVAIKASMRLGFLPIKDKAFALLTPKAGA, encoded by the coding sequence ATGGCAGATACAGTATATTTAAAAGATAATTTAACTGGTTTCGTACCAGTAGAACAGGCAAATGGAATAATGAAAGAAGTTGCGAGAGGTTCTTCTATATTAAGACTTTCAAAGGTTGAGCCTATGACAAGTGATAAAAAGAAATTTTCTATTATGGTAGATGGTCCAGGAGCTTACTGGGTAGGAGAAACTGAAAGAATTAAGACTTCCAAGGCAGAATGGATTTTCCCAGAAATGGAAGCTAAAAAGTTAGCAGTCATAATTCCAGTAACAAAGGAAAAGATGAATGATACAACTATAAATGTATTTGGAGAAATGAAAACTGCAATAGCTGAAGCTTTTTATAAAGCAATAGATTCAGCTTGTTTATTTGGCACTAATTCCCCATTTGCTAAGAATATTTTTGGAGTTGCTGATGGTGCTGGAAATAAAATAGCATTAGAAACTAACGGAGCTGGTAAGCTTGACTTGGATATAAGTGATGTTATGGCACTAGTTGAAGATGATGGTTTAGATGTTAATGGATTTGCTGGCCATTATGGACTTAAAAATTCTTTAAGAAAATTAAGGGATGCTAATGGGAACGCTTTATTTGTTCCTGGCGTTGGCCAAAATGATTTATATTCAAATCCTATAGAGTTTGTTCGTAATGGTGGCTTTGACAAAACAAAAGCTGAATTAATAGCCGGTAACTGGATGTATTCTTTAGTAGGTATGAGAGCAGGTATTGAGTATGAGATACTTAAAGAAGCTACTCTTCAATCAGTTACTATGGGTGATGGAAAACCATTATCTTTAGCTGAAAATGATATGGTAGCAATTAAAGCTAGTATGAGATTAGGATTCTTACCTATAAAAGACAAGGCTTTTGCATTGTTAACACCTAAAGCTGGAGCATAA
- a CDS encoding DUF4355 domain-containing protein — protein MLKKELAELLKSAEDDDNIDEILGKAEPVKALVNNGLTLDAFKTKATTDKDFKAFMDSEKDKHSQKALETWKTNNLQSLIDDKVKELYPEEDPKDNELKKLKQEMENMKKEKIKEQLTNKALKIATEKGLPTDLVDYFIGQDEDSTNKNLETLEKVFTDKLETTVKERLKDNSYTPPAGKEDPKGGLDFISVIKENQVKRD, from the coding sequence ATGTTAAAAAAAGAATTAGCAGAACTTTTAAAATCTGCAGAAGATGATGATAATATTGATGAAATTTTAGGAAAAGCTGAACCAGTTAAGGCATTAGTTAATAATGGTTTAACGCTAGATGCTTTTAAAACAAAAGCTACAACAGATAAAGATTTTAAGGCTTTTATGGACAGTGAAAAAGATAAACATAGTCAAAAAGCGTTAGAAACCTGGAAAACTAATAATCTGCAAAGTCTTATTGATGATAAGGTTAAAGAGTTATACCCAGAGGAAGATCCTAAAGATAATGAGCTTAAAAAGTTAAAACAAGAAATGGAAAATATGAAGAAAGAAAAAATAAAAGAGCAGTTAACTAATAAAGCTCTTAAAATAGCTACCGAAAAAGGTTTACCAACTGATTTGGTAGATTATTTTATTGGACAAGATGAAGATTCCACAAATAAAAATTTAGAAACATTAGAAAAAGTATTTACTGATAAATTAGAAACTACAGTAAAGGAAAGGCTTAAGGACAATAGTTATACTCCACCTGCTGGAAAAGAAGATCCTAAGGGTGGTTTAGATTTTATATCTGTAATAAAAGAAAATCAAGTAAAAAGAGATTAG
- a CDS encoding polymorphic toxin type 50 domain-containing protein codes for MTEEEKFVEELYDEANEELKEVYKEQKENRDKLLQEIAMIILTYTVLDGLMSLKRKNKSKAYNKVSKLIKGNMQNQNSTQKHIINKILNNTVKNTFGLYSYNANLKDVKKIVDDNFKGKHFSTRVWENEKAVGERLHKQVKQFLDGKINVNKIKKDIEKTFNTNAYNAKRLTETEVARCSSNAFDRFCIETDVKKVKYNATLCNTCDKCMADHNKVFDFKDKIELPRHPLCHCFYTIEDEKNNKPKVIEEKTVLKSSKDGIINNKDDLVNKTQNVINDIKNGEYPLKILEGKQGKHIIGHNNYIEGRSYLTISLEEIQELVNKYAGTGEIRFNSNDEWDKKEIIKVDRDIGVNVNNKNGEKTSTNRFKIHYSNKGTHIVPMRRE; via the coding sequence ATGACAGAGGAAGAAAAGTTTGTTGAAGAATTATATGATGAAGCTAATGAGGAATTAAAGGAAGTTTACAAAGAACAAAAAGAAAATAGGGATAAGTTACTCCAAGAGATAGCAATGATAATTTTAACCTATACTGTTTTAGATGGTCTAATGAGCCTTAAGAGGAAGAATAAATCCAAGGCATATAATAAGGTGTCCAAGCTAATTAAAGGCAATATGCAAAACCAAAACAGTACACAAAAGCATATTATAAATAAAATATTAAATAATACTGTAAAAAACACTTTTGGTTTATATTCTTATAATGCAAATTTGAAGGATGTTAAAAAAATTGTAGATGATAATTTTAAAGGAAAACATTTTTCAACTAGAGTTTGGGAAAATGAGAAGGCAGTGGGGGAACGGCTGCATAAACAAGTTAAACAGTTTCTTGATGGTAAGATAAATGTTAACAAAATAAAAAAGGATATTGAAAAAACATTTAATACTAATGCCTATAATGCTAAAAGATTAACCGAAACAGAAGTAGCCAGATGTTCCAGTAATGCATTTGATAGATTTTGTATTGAAACTGATGTTAAAAAGGTAAAATATAATGCAACTTTATGTAATACTTGTGATAAATGTATGGCTGATCACAATAAAGTATTTGATTTTAAGGATAAAATAGAGCTGCCAAGGCATCCGTTATGTCATTGTTTTTATACTATTGAAGATGAAAAAAATAATAAACCTAAAGTAATTGAAGAAAAAACTGTGTTAAAAAGTTCAAAAGATGGTATAATTAATAATAAAGATGATTTAGTAAATAAGACCCAAAATGTAATAAATGATATAAAAAATGGTGAATATCCTCTAAAAATATTAGAAGGGAAACAAGGAAAACATATAATAGGACATAATAATTATATTGAAGGTAGAAGTTATTTGACTATATCTTTAGAAGAAATACAGGAGCTTGTTAATAAGTATGCTGGTACTGGGGAAATAAGATTTAATTCTAATGATGAATGGGATAAAAAAGAAATTATTAAAGTTGATAGAGATATTGGTGTTAATGTTAATAATAAAAATGGTGAAAAAACGAGTACTAATAGATTTAAGATACATTATTCAAATAAAGGTACACATATAGTTCCTATGAGAAGGGAGTGA